The Toxoplasma gondii ME49 chromosome XII, whole genome shotgun sequence genome includes a region encoding these proteins:
- a CDS encoding AMP-binding enzyme domain-containing protein (encoded by transcript TGME49_219230) — MEGAENGGAPQWPHNQPQFPHFVEKEPPVVFPASASFHDPHSCRLSLFYDYVAKKHSIAPPPLCPSAPPFAQPLPPPPPSPPSYNTFHDWTVRYAPFFWRDVWEFCGVYKPSNAGNPLLEIRGDNLSSSEQSINRFYAQQATSQGLPRTQFLFGAPSMRGLSRQAFVNTVFFPRGKLNFAENVVRGAGRLDQDVALIFSCEGTPPRAMTFGDLRHQVAVMMQFFRRTGLQKGDRVAAVVCNTPETVVTMLAVTGLGGIWSSCSPDFTLPVLHSRFGDLSPRVLVTSDVYQLKGRTTSCIRKAEDLCRRLASVKTLLTLPLDGAVEQTFYEDNISRAPGVFQAKYSDIMNTSAATELAFPALSFNDPLFILFSSGTTGPPKRLIHRQGLLLQLVKEHQLHLNVRPGDSMLYYSTASWMMWNWLVAGLASGASLLLYEGHAMYPDPLVLWRFFDQHGGTLFGTSAKYLQDLEKMDIVPKATFAMNRLRTLCSTGSPLYPHTFRYAASSIKKDLHLVSMSGGSDICSCFLTGNPTGDVREGLLQAEGLGMDVAVVNSFGDTIVGRTGELACLQPFVSQPIQLWDDENCAKYLETYFDKARGGLWLQGDNCISFAPPIKGFVITGRSDATLNPSGVRVSSSEIYQVVLGHQGVKECIAVGRMHNDVEHVILFITLTGTHRYTPPFVAELKKMIRESLTPFHIPKHIFMVDEIPKTKNGKLMEKELKNFVNGEPATNLESAQNPSVFREYDRFVHKPRPPVPPSPHAWRSEYEEEYGFPPPTDSMDY; from the exons ATGGAAGGAGCCGAAAACGGCGGAGCGCCTCAGTGGCCACACAATCAGCCTCAGTTCCCTCACTTTGTGGAGAAAGAGCCTCCAGTGGTTTTCcctgcgtctgcgtccttcCATGATCCGCATTCATGTCGGTTATCGTTGTTCTATGATTATGTAGCGAAGAAGCATTCGATAGCaccgccgcctctctgcccGTCCGCTCCACCCTTTGCTCAGCCGCTTCCACCTCCGCCACCGTCCCCTCCATCGTACAACACCTTCCATGACTGGACTGTTCGCTACGctccgtttttctggagagaTGTATGGGAGTTCTGTGGGGTATACAAGCCCAGCAATGCTGGAAACCCTCTTTTAGAGATACGAGGGGACAACCTGTCATCCAGTGAACAATCCATCAATAGGTTTTACGCTCAGCAAGCCACGTCCCAAGGACTGCCGCGAACCCAATTCCTCTTCGGAGCTCCGTCGATGAGGGGTTTATCTCGTCAGGCGTTCGTTAATACCGTTTTTTTCCCTAGAGGAAAGTTAAACTTCGCGGAAAACGTAGTTCG AGGGGCAGGGAGGCTGGATCAAGATGTTGCCTTGATCTTCTCGTGCGAAGGAACACCCCCGAGAGCCATGACATTTGGCGACTTGCGTCACCAAGTCGCTGTAATGATGCAGTTTTTCCGACGAACAGGTCTTCAGA AGGGCGATCGAGTGGCGGCTGTGGTTTGCAACACTCCAGAAACAGTTGTTACAATGCTCGCTGTTACTGGATTAGGAG GCATCTGGTCGTCTTGTTCGCCGGACTTCACCCTTCCTGTTCTACATAGTAGATTTGGCGACCTCTCTCCGAGAGTTTTGGTCACCTCTGATGTCTACCAGTTGAAGGGCAGAACCACCTCATGTATTCGAAAA GCAGAGGACCTGTGTCGACGATTGGCAAGCGTCAAGACTCTCCTTACTCTTCCCTTGGATGGAGCAGTGGAACAAACGTTTTATGAGGATAACATTTCCCGAGCTCCTGGTGTTTTTCAGGCCAAATATTCTGACATCATGAACAC GTCGGCTGCAACGGAGCTCGCGTTTCCGGCCTTGTCCTTTAATGACCCTCTGTTCATTCTGTTTTCCAGCGGCACGACAG GGCCACCAAAACGCCTTATACACCGCCAAGGGTTACTGCTGCAGCTAGTGAAGGAGCATCAACTAC ACCTAAACGTTCGACCAGGAGACTCAATGCTGTATTATTCCACAG CGTCCTGGATGATGTGGAACTGGCTTGTCGCGGGACTCGCTTCCGGTGCCAGTCTTCTTTTGTACGAAGGCCATGCAATGTATCCAGATCCCCTCGTCTTATGGAGGTTTTTCGACCAACACG GTGGAACGCTTTTCGGGACGAGTGCTAAGTATCTCCAGGACTTGGAAAAAATGGATATCGTCCCCAAAGCTACGTTTGCTATGAACCGTCTGCGGACGCTATGTTCGACAGGGTCGCCGTTGTACCCTCACAC GTTTCGCTACGCTGCATCAAGCATTAAGAAAGATCTCCACCTCGTGTCTATGTCTGGTGGCTCTGACATATGCTCTTGTTTCCTGACTGGAAATCCAACGGGTGACGTCCGAGAAGGACTTCTTCAAGCTGAAGGCCTCG GGATGGACGTCGCTGTTGTCAATTCGTTTGGGGATACCATCGTGGGCCGTACAGGCGAGCTGGCATGCCTTCAGCCGTTCGTTAGCCAGCCCATACAGCTCTGGGACGACGAAAACTGCGCAAAATATTT AGAGACGTATTTCGacaaggcgagaggaggatTGTGGCTCCAAGGCGACAACTGTATTTCTTTTGCGCCTCCAATAAAAGGATTCGTGATTACTGGGCGGAGCGATGCAACGTTAAATCCGAGCGGCGTGAGAGTCAGCAGCTCAGAAATTTACCAGGTG GTCCTGGGACATCAAGGCGTTAAGGAATGCATTGCCGTTGGGCGGATGCATAACGATGTGGAGCACGTGATCCTCTTCATTACTCTTAC AGGCACACACCGGTACACCCCACCCTTCGTCGCAgagctgaagaagatgaTCCGAGAGTCTCTGACCCCCTTCCATATCCCGAAACACATTTTCATGGTTGACGAAATCCCCAagacgaaaaacggaaaactAATGGAAAAGGAACTCAAGAATTTCGTCAATGGCGAACCTGCAACAAATCTGGAAAGCGCACAGAACCCGAGTGTATTCAGAGAGTACGACCGTTTCGTTCACAAACCTCGACCACCCGTTCCTCCGTCCCCGCATGCGTGGAGGTCAGAATATGAAGAGGAATATGGCTTCCCTCCGCCCACGGATAGCATGGATTACTAA
- a CDS encoding hypothetical protein (encoded by transcript TGME49_219222), with amino-acid sequence MMVTMQTYDRFGAALTPVRRSVLYFYSRTILMKGRKAKRVLLQEQQEREKQRQQEDAAASAEARRQQQQLRTRALTYRKRRLTGAALEALCIAKEATRVTVNEAKSILSGFLARRTIKCWRLTVVRRRCMDVAVSLARDDLARQWIRKRSHALKALAFCDWASNTVAERERSQEVMASE; translated from the exons ATGATGGTGACTATGCAGACGTACGACAGATTTGGAGCCGCTTTGACTCCAGTGCGGCGCTCTGTTCTCTACTTCTATAGCCGCACCATTTTGATGAAGGGAAG gaaagcgaagagagtcCTCCTTCAAGAGCAACAGGAACGTGAAAAGCAACGACAGCAAGAAGACGCGGCTGCTAGTGCGGAGGCGCGcagacagcagcagcaactgCGTACCCGGGCACTCACCTACAGAAAAAGACGTTTGACAGGTGCTGCATTAGAGGCTCTCTGCATTGCAAAAGAGGCAACACGTGTGACAGTGAACGAAGCAAAAAGTATCCTTTCGGGGTTCCTGGCCCGTCGCACAATCAAGTGCTGGAG GCTTACAGTAGTAAGGCGCCGGTGCATGGACGTGGCGGTTTCACTCGCACGAGACGATCTTGCGCGACAGTGGATACGCAAAAGGTCACACGCACTGAAGGCTCTGGCCTTTTGTGATTGGGCGTCGAACACAGTGGCTGAAAGGGAACGCAGTCAGGAGGTAATGGCTTCAGAATGA